The Fuerstiella sp. genome includes a window with the following:
- a CDS encoding dihydrodipicolinate synthase family protein: protein MPESPESPSLFAQPLQGVIPPMITPLTDRDTIDETGTERLLNHVIEGGVAGVFILGTTGEAPSLSYRLRRDFIQLASRIVDGRVPIMVGITDTSFVESVNLAHAAKEAGAVAVVLSTPYYFPAGQTELTNYIDHIVEELPLPLMLYNIPSLTKVTFEIDTLRELSKHRKIVGVKDSSGDIDYFCELVTLKKIRPDWTILVGPEHLLAETVQGGGDGGVNGGANIFPKLFTEMFSAAQTGNTDRISVLQSQIDNLQPIYEVGKYASRFIKATKCAASLRGICSDHMAEPFNHFLEPERHKVASIINKVIETP from the coding sequence ATGCCTGAATCCCCCGAATCACCCTCCCTGTTCGCACAGCCTCTGCAGGGTGTAATCCCCCCGATGATTACACCACTCACCGACCGTGATACCATTGACGAAACCGGAACGGAACGACTCCTCAACCACGTCATTGAAGGTGGTGTGGCCGGAGTATTTATTCTTGGAACCACCGGTGAAGCTCCCAGTCTGAGTTACCGACTGCGTCGAGACTTCATTCAGCTGGCCAGCCGGATTGTCGACGGTCGGGTCCCTATCATGGTTGGCATCACCGACACATCGTTCGTGGAATCAGTGAATCTGGCGCATGCCGCCAAAGAAGCCGGCGCAGTCGCCGTGGTTCTGTCCACACCGTACTATTTCCCCGCCGGACAGACCGAACTGACAAATTATATAGACCATATTGTGGAAGAACTTCCCCTGCCTCTGATGCTGTACAACATTCCAAGTCTCACAAAAGTCACTTTCGAAATTGACACACTGCGAGAACTCTCAAAGCACAGGAAAATTGTGGGCGTCAAGGACAGCAGCGGAGACATTGATTACTTTTGTGAACTGGTTACGCTCAAAAAAATTCGTCCGGACTGGACGATCCTGGTTGGCCCCGAACACCTGTTGGCAGAAACAGTGCAGGGTGGCGGTGACGGCGGCGTGAATGGAGGAGCCAACATCTTTCCCAAACTGTTCACGGAGATGTTCTCCGCAGCGCAGACCGGTAACACCGATCGGATCTCAGTTCTTCAGTCACAAATCGACAACCTGCAACCAATATATGAAGTCGGCAAATATGCCAGTCGGTTCATCAAGGCAACCAAGTGCGCAGCGTCGCTGCGAGGAATCTGCAGTGACCACATGGCCGAACCATTCAACCACTTCTTGGAACCGGAACGCCACAAGGTCGCGTCGATCATCAATAAAGTGATTGAAACACCGTAG
- a CDS encoding tetratricopeptide repeat protein, with translation MTSDETIIGSESEDTKPSVQDPAQTASASPADVGNETVVKPTVIDPHDHDDDTITAPHDIVDSRSTDTPEKQPSLKDTWIEHYRVIGELGEGGMGTVYLAEQHQPVHRRVALKIIRAGMDTAQVIARFSAERQALALMSHPNIATVLDGGTTESGLPYFVMELVDGVPVTEFCDRHSLGMTKRLQLFLKICSAIQHAHQKGIIHRDLKPSNILVSMQDGQPVPHVIDFGLVKATGPRHTKEQQLTGQYQILGTPEYMSPEQAQFDAVDIDTRTDVYSLGVILYELLTGSTPLKRETVREETIMETLQRIREEEPDRPSVRFSDTQHMQSLPKTQTIESGRFSLPMKGDLDWIVMRAIEKDRSRRYESPGGFAADVQRYLDDEPVEARPPSTMYRLQKLVRRHRAAVTLAATAACLLVAGTVISSLLALWATREANSARLAMQEAENERKKTETALSVAETRRIEADTARVAAETSESRSRRILEVVTDSFQSVSPAEGAAFDMPASTGLLLAYDQLDDRLKDDPIARAALLHTLSRSFTELGQYDVASRSGREAIRIRREHLGRQHRDTLASMRALTRVILRSGDYINGLEHAQHVASLTRRFLGATDPDTLLAMNDLARGWRANGRWAEAISLLESTLTTQRKQLGEQHQDTIASIADLARTYSSAGNSEKAIPLAKTAHERLRKTLGEQHPRTFFSAEDLAAAYVQQGSFEKAIPLFQTTLTGRLRLLGEQHPHTLSLKYNLAWAYALDGKLDKAISLNEETLPQRIAILGKDHPHTHQSMHNLAWTYSRRGNLDQAIELYEEVVPRRQASLGNRHPDTLHSLNNLAWTYTRKGDLDKAVRLYRKVVPLRQAVLGHDDKDTLHSQNTLAWTLGEIGKLEEAIGIYEDVVPRRIAVLGENHPDTQQSINNLAAIRTRKTKLDELTMLKKEVKQLQASLGDSHPEVLKATQQLATLYVNRREYDLAVPIQKRMLAVHKETDGEETPDTLAAMQALAGSLLATGETDKAIVMHQHVMTRRMEILGPEHADTLASLKVLARAYAGSGNMKLAVKLQNRWKATEKKQNAERFFEQGQFVYTIIVGRQSEKLYLTLARDSDDNAEFLLQASEVAVLQARSHQSLEQTPEEIASRERAVHHCQQASETRENPADSKLLVSLVDQLLERISAVESSADNTAIRSRITAIKQQITPEPPGDETPESG, from the coding sequence ATGACCAGTGACGAAACCATCATCGGCTCCGAAAGCGAGGACACAAAGCCCAGCGTTCAGGACCCCGCGCAGACTGCCAGCGCATCTCCTGCCGATGTTGGCAACGAAACTGTTGTCAAGCCCACTGTCATCGATCCGCATGATCACGATGACGACACAATCACCGCCCCGCACGATATTGTCGACAGCAGATCTACTGATACTCCCGAAAAGCAACCTTCGCTCAAAGACACCTGGATAGAGCACTACCGCGTCATCGGAGAACTCGGTGAAGGCGGTATGGGGACGGTTTACCTGGCCGAACAGCACCAGCCGGTCCACCGTCGGGTCGCCCTGAAAATCATCAGGGCCGGAATGGATACAGCACAGGTCATCGCGCGATTCTCAGCCGAACGACAGGCTTTGGCTCTCATGAGCCATCCCAATATCGCTACCGTGCTGGATGGCGGAACAACCGAGTCGGGTCTCCCATACTTTGTCATGGAGCTGGTGGACGGTGTTCCGGTCACTGAGTTCTGTGACCGTCACTCACTGGGAATGACAAAAAGACTGCAGCTGTTTCTGAAGATCTGCAGTGCCATTCAACATGCTCACCAGAAGGGCATTATTCACCGCGACCTGAAGCCGTCCAACATTTTGGTATCAATGCAGGATGGTCAACCGGTACCTCATGTGATTGATTTCGGTCTCGTCAAAGCCACCGGGCCACGTCACACAAAAGAACAACAGCTCACGGGACAGTATCAAATTCTGGGAACGCCGGAGTACATGAGTCCTGAGCAGGCACAGTTTGACGCCGTGGACATCGATACCCGAACCGATGTCTATTCACTGGGAGTCATCCTTTACGAACTGCTGACCGGTAGTACGCCGCTCAAACGTGAGACGGTGCGCGAAGAAACGATCATGGAAACGCTCCAGCGCATTCGGGAAGAGGAGCCCGACCGGCCAAGTGTAAGGTTTTCTGACACACAACACATGCAGTCGCTGCCGAAAACTCAGACCATCGAGTCCGGCCGATTCTCGCTGCCGATGAAAGGCGATCTGGACTGGATCGTTATGAGGGCCATTGAGAAAGACCGTAGTCGTCGCTACGAATCCCCCGGCGGCTTTGCCGCCGATGTTCAGCGTTATCTGGATGATGAACCCGTCGAAGCGCGACCACCTTCAACAATGTACCGCCTGCAAAAGCTGGTTCGTCGACATCGTGCCGCCGTCACACTGGCCGCCACTGCAGCCTGTCTTCTGGTGGCCGGAACCGTGATCAGCAGTCTTCTCGCCTTGTGGGCAACCCGTGAGGCCAATAGTGCCAGACTGGCAATGCAGGAAGCTGAGAACGAACGAAAAAAAACCGAAACGGCCCTCAGTGTCGCAGAAACCCGACGCATCGAAGCAGATACGGCAAGAGTAGCTGCAGAGACATCGGAAAGCCGGTCCAGACGAATTCTGGAAGTGGTCACGGATTCATTCCAGAGCGTCAGCCCTGCCGAAGGTGCAGCGTTTGACATGCCCGCCTCAACCGGCCTGTTACTGGCCTACGATCAGCTCGATGACCGACTCAAAGACGATCCGATTGCCAGAGCAGCGCTGCTGCACACGCTTAGCCGATCTTTCACGGAACTTGGACAATACGATGTCGCCTCCCGGTCGGGACGCGAGGCGATCCGCATTCGCAGGGAACATCTTGGACGACAACACAGAGACACGCTCGCTTCCATGCGCGCCCTGACCCGGGTCATACTGCGGTCAGGTGACTATATAAATGGTCTGGAACACGCTCAACACGTGGCATCGCTCACCAGACGGTTTCTGGGAGCGACCGATCCGGACACACTACTGGCAATGAATGACCTCGCCCGCGGCTGGAGAGCTAACGGCAGGTGGGCCGAAGCGATCTCGTTACTGGAATCAACACTGACGACGCAGCGAAAGCAGCTGGGAGAACAGCATCAAGACACCATTGCTTCGATCGCTGACCTGGCCAGGACCTATTCTTCCGCGGGTAATTCGGAGAAAGCGATCCCACTCGCAAAAACGGCACATGAACGACTGCGCAAAACACTCGGCGAACAACATCCCCGAACTTTTTTCTCGGCCGAGGATCTGGCCGCTGCATATGTACAACAGGGATCTTTTGAAAAGGCCATTCCCCTGTTCCAGACTACACTCACCGGACGGTTGCGACTCCTCGGTGAGCAACACCCGCACACCCTGAGCCTGAAATATAACCTTGCCTGGGCGTACGCTCTGGACGGCAAACTTGACAAGGCGATCAGTCTGAACGAAGAGACGCTGCCGCAGCGCATTGCGATACTGGGCAAAGATCACCCGCACACACATCAATCCATGCACAATCTCGCGTGGACGTACTCTCGCAGGGGCAACCTGGATCAAGCGATTGAACTGTATGAGGAGGTTGTTCCGCGTCGTCAGGCCTCACTTGGAAACAGGCATCCTGACACACTCCATTCACTTAACAATCTCGCCTGGACCTACACCCGAAAAGGTGATTTGGACAAAGCAGTCCGACTCTACCGCAAAGTCGTGCCGCTGCGACAAGCGGTCCTGGGCCACGACGACAAAGACACACTCCATTCGCAGAACACGCTCGCCTGGACCCTGGGCGAAATCGGGAAGCTGGAGGAAGCGATCGGAATTTACGAGGACGTCGTGCCGCGTCGTATTGCCGTCCTGGGTGAGAACCACCCGGATACCCAGCAGTCCATCAATAACCTGGCGGCGATTCGAACAAGAAAGACAAAACTTGACGAACTCACAATGTTGAAAAAAGAAGTTAAGCAGCTGCAGGCGTCGCTTGGCGACAGTCACCCGGAGGTTCTAAAAGCCACTCAGCAGCTGGCGACACTCTATGTAAACCGACGTGAATACGATCTTGCTGTTCCAATTCAGAAACGCATGCTGGCTGTTCATAAAGAAACAGACGGTGAAGAAACTCCCGACACACTGGCAGCAATGCAGGCGCTTGCCGGTTCTCTTTTGGCCACCGGAGAAACGGATAAAGCAATCGTAATGCACCAACATGTGATGACGCGACGCATGGAGATTCTGGGACCGGAACACGCTGACACTCTGGCGTCGCTCAAGGTTCTGGCGAGAGCCTATGCCGGTTCCGGAAACATGAAACTGGCAGTCAAACTTCAAAATCGCTGGAAGGCGACTGAAAAAAAACAAAATGCCGAGCGATTTTTTGAACAAGGTCAGTTCGTCTACACGATCATCGTGGGCCGACAGAGTGAAAAGCTTTATCTCACCCTGGCCCGTGATTCCGACGACAATGCAGAATTCCTGCTGCAGGCTTCCGAGGTCGCAGTCCTGCAGGCTCGTTCACATCAGTCGCTGGAACAGACACCGGAGGAAATAGCGTCCCGAGAACGAGCCGTCCATCATTGTCAACAGGCCTCTGAAACTCGAGAGAATCCTGCTGACTCGAAGCTGCTTGTGTCCCTGGTTGATCAGCTGCTGGAACGAATTTCGGCTGTGGAATCCAGCGCCGATAATACCGCAATTCGCAGTCGAATCACTGCAATCAAACAACAGATCACACCGGAACCACCCGGAGACGAAACTCCTGAATCAGGCTAA